From a region of the Streptomyces tirandamycinicus genome:
- a CDS encoding acyl-CoA dehydrogenase family protein, with the protein MDFRLTARQKELKDAARGLTDFIMKYELDCEENNGLPPQAHHEIRDAVLASGLQAVNMPAEWGGAGLGILEQVIVQEELGRLTGALWDTVWRPANALRFCTPQQRERFLLPVIGGRRRDCYAVTERGAGSDPQGIATTATRTSDGWALNGEKWFVTVGDHADFMIVLAVAGAERAPTLFLVDKETPGIEMTRVPRFTHTFVYEHPEFTFTDVRVGDDAVLGGIGNGYDITRSWFTEERLMIAARTTGAAERALELARDWAVERRQFGSPIADFQLVQGMLADCAVDIAVNRAYTHQVAWEVDAGLSDRKTLHAKAAIAKLSASEAAGRVVDRCVQIFGGRGYDRSYPVERLYRELRVDRIWEGTSEIQRLIVANELIKRGVGVLGMPSAG; encoded by the coding sequence ATGGACTTCCGTCTCACCGCCCGCCAGAAGGAACTCAAGGACGCGGCCCGCGGGCTCACCGACTTCATCATGAAGTACGAACTCGACTGCGAGGAGAACAACGGCCTGCCGCCGCAGGCCCACCACGAGATCCGGGACGCCGTGCTCGCGAGCGGCCTCCAGGCCGTCAACATGCCCGCCGAGTGGGGCGGTGCGGGGCTCGGCATCCTGGAGCAGGTGATCGTGCAGGAGGAGCTCGGCAGGCTGACGGGCGCCCTGTGGGACACCGTGTGGCGGCCGGCGAACGCCCTGCGCTTCTGCACTCCGCAGCAGCGCGAGCGGTTTCTCCTCCCCGTCATCGGCGGACGGCGGCGGGACTGCTACGCGGTGACCGAGCGGGGAGCCGGGTCGGACCCCCAGGGCATCGCGACGACGGCGACCCGCACCTCGGACGGCTGGGCGCTCAACGGCGAGAAGTGGTTCGTCACCGTCGGGGACCACGCCGACTTCATGATCGTGCTGGCGGTCGCCGGCGCGGAACGTGCGCCGACGCTGTTCCTGGTCGACAAGGAGACACCGGGGATCGAGATGACCCGGGTGCCGCGCTTCACGCACACCTTCGTCTACGAGCACCCCGAGTTCACGTTCACCGATGTCCGGGTCGGCGACGACGCGGTGCTCGGCGGGATCGGCAACGGATACGACATCACGCGGTCCTGGTTCACCGAGGAGCGGCTGATGATCGCGGCGCGGACGACCGGGGCCGCCGAGCGCGCCCTGGAACTCGCCCGGGACTGGGCCGTCGAGCGCCGCCAGTTCGGCTCCCCCATCGCCGACTTCCAGCTCGTCCAGGGCATGCTCGCCGACTGCGCCGTCGACATCGCCGTCAACCGCGCCTACACCCACCAGGTCGCCTGGGAGGTGGACGCGGGCCTGTCCGACCGCAAGACCCTGCACGCGAAGGCGGCCATCGCCAAGCTGTCGGCGAGCGAGGCGGCGGGCCGGGTCGTCGACCGCTGCGTGCAGATCTTCGGCGGGCGCGGCTACGACCGCTCCTACCCCGTCGAACGCCTCTACCGCGAGCTGCGCGTGGACCGCATCTGGGAGGGCACCTCCGAGATCCAGCGGCTGATCGTCGCCAACGAACTGATCAAGCGGGGCGTGGGCGTGCTGGGGATGCCGTCCGCCGGCTGA
- a CDS encoding 3-hydroxybutyryl-CoA dehydrogenase translates to MADGERDCARIGVVGCGLMGSGIAEVCARAGRDVVVVEAGAAAVRDGRGRITASLDRAVAAGRLTGADRDAAVARIVVTADMEGLADRDLVVEAVAEREDAKSLVFARLDRTVRREDAILATNTSSIPVIRIAAATGRPEQVVGLHFFNPVPVLPLVEVVPSLLTGESTVRRTEAFASGVLGKEVVRARDRAGFVVNALLVPYLLAAVRMVESGAASVEDVDRGMVLGCAHPLGPLALTDLIGLDTTQAIATSMYAEFREPQYAPPPLLARMVDAGLLGRKSGRGFHTYR, encoded by the coding sequence GTGGCTGACGGAGAGCGGGACTGCGCGCGGATCGGGGTCGTCGGCTGCGGCCTGATGGGTTCCGGCATCGCCGAGGTGTGTGCCCGGGCGGGCCGGGACGTCGTCGTGGTCGAGGCCGGCGCGGCGGCGGTGCGGGACGGCCGCGGCCGGATCACGGCGTCGCTGGACCGGGCCGTGGCCGCGGGCAGGCTCACGGGCGCGGACCGGGACGCCGCCGTGGCGCGGATCGTGGTCACGGCGGACATGGAGGGGCTGGCCGACAGGGACCTCGTGGTGGAGGCCGTGGCCGAGCGGGAGGACGCGAAGAGCCTGGTGTTCGCCCGCCTCGACCGGACCGTGCGCCGCGAGGACGCGATCCTGGCGACCAACACCTCGTCCATCCCGGTCATCCGGATCGCGGCCGCGACCGGGCGCCCCGAACAGGTGGTGGGACTGCACTTCTTCAACCCCGTGCCGGTACTGCCGCTCGTCGAGGTCGTGCCGTCACTGCTGACCGGCGAGAGCACCGTGCGCCGGACGGAGGCCTTCGCCTCCGGGGTGCTCGGCAAGGAGGTCGTCCGCGCCCGCGACCGGGCCGGGTTCGTGGTGAACGCGCTGCTGGTGCCGTATCTGCTGGCGGCCGTGCGGATGGTCGAGTCGGGCGCCGCCTCCGTCGAGGACGTCGACCGGGGGATGGTCCTCGGCTGCGCCCATCCGCTCGGGCCGCTCGCGCTCACGGACCTGATCGGCCTCGACACCACGCAGGCCATCGCGACGTCGATGTACGCGGAGTTCCGCGAACCGCAGTACGCGCCTCCGCCGCTGCTGGCGCGGATGGTGGACGCGGGGCTGCTGGGGCGGAAGTCGGGACGCGGGTTCCACACCTACCGATGA
- a CDS encoding TetR/AcrR family transcriptional regulator: MTKAERTRETRVRILSAACEVIAEVGFEKIRMRMVAERAGVSTALLHYHFDTREKLFAEAMTHSFAQTGTELEKDAGSVPAAVILARILRALLPTDPELRQDWRLWQELWVRALRDETAQRLAVDLYDQLHDWVTGALRRGVDSGEFAPCDVDATSTLLLALCDGYGIRLMLADPRVGLDTAQASIWGTVARTLGVAPEFPAV; the protein is encoded by the coding sequence GTGACCAAGGCCGAACGCACCCGAGAGACCCGGGTGCGGATCCTCTCCGCCGCGTGCGAAGTGATCGCCGAGGTCGGCTTCGAGAAGATCCGCATGCGGATGGTGGCCGAGCGCGCCGGGGTGTCGACCGCGCTGCTGCACTACCACTTCGACACCCGCGAGAAGCTGTTCGCCGAGGCCATGACGCACTCGTTCGCCCAGACCGGTACCGAGCTGGAGAAGGACGCGGGCTCGGTTCCCGCCGCGGTGATCCTCGCGCGCATCCTGCGCGCCCTGCTCCCCACCGACCCCGAGCTGCGGCAGGACTGGCGGCTCTGGCAGGAGCTGTGGGTGCGTGCGCTGCGCGACGAGACGGCCCAGCGCCTCGCCGTCGACCTGTACGACCAGCTCCACGACTGGGTCACCGGCGCGCTGAGGCGGGGCGTCGACTCCGGGGAGTTCGCCCCCTGCGACGTCGACGCGACGAGCACCCTGCTGCTCGCGCTGTGCGACGGCTACGGGATCCGGCTGATGCTGGCGGACCCCAGGGTCGGCCTGGACACGGCCCAGGCGTCGATCTGGGGCACGGTCGCGCGGACGCTCGGAGTCGCTCCCGAGTTCCCGGCGGTGTGA
- a CDS encoding MFS transporter: MAITHLPATAVPASTGPSTRTVVAALIGGTALLKAGGFAWNFLGFYISDGAGHGTTAAGTGLTLFGIGWCIGQACSGALTDRLGQRTALTILMAVSALACFALALTRSLPALMAVSVLLGFSMEVHRPAVSAQINDTISSEAGRTRAQGWIYWSMNVGIAVCGGLGGFLAHHYGYQALFIANGIVCVAFALIARRVLTPRPHAATVPATVTYRQVLSDPSLRWISVAAVGTMICAYGLVSVLPLLMAGDLPPTTYGVAMIANAVAVLVLSPPLMRFLVGGNEQMRFPLVSVLAAGSLILGAGMAFAALQHTLPGYATAAVLIVPGEICYSVAVGAYISKAAPAGATGRYQAVLSGASAVASLPPLGIALALELGGRPLVAALLSASGVTAAAACLPLARALRSRGTGRLTRAPAPNPGPGPHGSGLRS, encoded by the coding sequence ATGGCCATCACCCACCTTCCCGCCACCGCCGTACCGGCCTCCACCGGCCCGTCCACCCGCACCGTCGTCGCCGCGCTGATCGGCGGGACCGCGCTGCTGAAGGCGGGAGGCTTCGCCTGGAACTTCCTGGGCTTCTACATCTCCGACGGGGCCGGACACGGTACGACCGCGGCCGGCACCGGCCTGACCCTCTTCGGCATCGGCTGGTGCATCGGACAGGCGTGCTCGGGAGCGCTGACCGACCGGCTCGGCCAGCGCACCGCCCTGACGATTCTGATGGCCGTTTCCGCGCTCGCCTGCTTCGCGCTCGCTCTCACCCGCTCCCTGCCCGCGCTGATGGCCGTCTCCGTCCTGCTGGGATTCAGCATGGAGGTCCACCGCCCGGCCGTCTCCGCTCAGATCAACGACACCATCAGCAGCGAGGCCGGCCGTACCCGCGCCCAGGGCTGGATCTACTGGTCGATGAACGTCGGCATCGCCGTCTGCGGCGGTCTCGGGGGCTTCCTCGCCCACCATTACGGCTACCAGGCGCTCTTCATCGCCAACGGCATCGTCTGTGTGGCGTTCGCGCTCATCGCCCGCCGCGTCCTGACCCCTCGCCCGCACGCGGCCACCGTGCCCGCAACGGTCACCTACCGGCAGGTTCTGTCCGACCCGAGCCTGCGCTGGATCAGCGTGGCCGCGGTCGGCACCATGATCTGCGCCTACGGACTCGTCAGCGTCCTGCCGCTGTTGATGGCCGGCGACCTCCCACCCACGACCTACGGCGTCGCCATGATCGCCAACGCCGTCGCCGTCCTCGTCCTGAGTCCTCCGCTGATGCGGTTCCTGGTCGGCGGCAACGAGCAGATGCGGTTCCCCCTCGTCTCCGTCCTGGCCGCGGGCAGCCTCATCCTCGGCGCCGGCATGGCCTTCGCGGCACTGCAGCACACCCTGCCCGGCTACGCCACCGCCGCCGTCCTGATCGTCCCCGGCGAGATCTGCTACAGCGTGGCCGTCGGCGCCTACATCTCCAAGGCCGCACCCGCCGGAGCGACAGGCCGCTACCAGGCCGTCCTCAGCGGAGCATCCGCCGTGGCCTCCCTGCCTCCGCTGGGTATCGCCCTGGCCCTGGAACTCGGCGGCCGCCCGCTGGTCGCCGCCCTGCTGTCCGCGAGCGGAGTGACCGCGGCCGCGGCCTGCCTCCCACTCGCCCGCGCCCTGCGAAGCCGCGGGACGGGCCGCCTCACGCGGGCCCCGGCCCCGAATCCCGGACCAGGTCCCCACGGCTCGGGCCTAAGGAGCTGA
- a CDS encoding sensor histidine kinase, with product MALLTKFLRTTLADPAGGMGFAAAPYQRRAQITQGILRLIIVVDVFADLFYPPTENFAISFVIIFGYAVWSVALLFANTRRWHTSTAIWIAFLIDLTTVTTLTAITGGFTDPQVQPHNIFLLVPILAAFQYRPAVTVAATVASAASFVVGVAIGQSGSNPEWEHTLLFSQVILIVGAACVLLSWIQRDHMLNIVRLAEDRSALVARVMSAEDRERGALAEALHDGALQNILAARQDLDELLKDPGAAENLGRTRRTLTDTVEQLRTSVSTLHPAVLENIGLAPALRALIAETAERGGFSATFDCRIKGTGTADHLLYRTARELLMNVVKHARAGKVSVRIWMNGGMVHLEVADDGVGMSRGALEKSVAEGHIGLASHRIRIEEAGGRFDIRSNAPTGTVVSVSLPC from the coding sequence ATGGCCCTGCTCACCAAGTTTCTGCGGACGACACTCGCTGACCCGGCAGGCGGCATGGGTTTCGCGGCTGCCCCGTACCAACGGCGCGCACAGATCACCCAGGGAATTCTGCGACTCATCATCGTGGTCGACGTGTTCGCCGACCTCTTCTATCCACCGACCGAGAACTTTGCGATATCGTTCGTCATCATCTTCGGTTACGCCGTGTGGAGCGTCGCGCTTCTGTTTGCGAACACCAGGAGGTGGCACACGAGTACCGCGATATGGATCGCATTCCTGATCGACCTCACCACGGTGACGACCCTCACGGCGATCACGGGTGGTTTCACGGACCCCCAAGTCCAGCCTCACAACATATTCCTTCTTGTGCCCATCCTCGCGGCCTTCCAATACCGTCCGGCAGTGACCGTGGCCGCCACGGTGGCGTCGGCTGCGTCCTTCGTGGTCGGGGTGGCCATCGGCCAAAGCGGCAGTAACCCGGAATGGGAGCACACGCTGCTCTTCAGCCAGGTCATCTTGATAGTCGGTGCCGCTTGCGTACTCCTCTCATGGATTCAGCGGGATCATATGCTGAACATCGTTCGGCTGGCCGAGGATCGAAGCGCCCTGGTCGCCCGCGTCATGTCGGCGGAGGACCGAGAGCGCGGCGCACTGGCGGAGGCATTGCACGATGGTGCCCTGCAGAACATCCTCGCGGCACGCCAAGATCTTGACGAACTGCTGAAAGACCCCGGTGCTGCGGAGAATCTCGGCCGTACCCGCAGGACTCTCACGGATACCGTCGAGCAGCTCCGTACCTCGGTCAGCACGCTGCATCCGGCGGTCCTCGAGAATATCGGCCTGGCGCCCGCCCTGAGGGCCCTCATCGCGGAAACGGCTGAGCGAGGGGGATTCTCCGCGACCTTCGATTGCCGGATCAAGGGAACCGGAACGGCGGATCACCTGCTGTATCGAACGGCAAGGGAACTGCTCATGAACGTCGTGAAGCACGCCCGCGCCGGAAAGGTATCCGTGCGGATCTGGATGAACGGCGGAATGGTGCACCTCGAGGTCGCCGACGACGGTGTGGGAATGTCCCGGGGCGCACTGGAAAAGAGTGTGGCCGAAGGGCATATCGGTCTGGCCTCGCATCGCATCAGGATCGAAGAGGCCGGAGGTCGATTCGACATTCGCTCGAACGCCCCCACGGGTACGGTCGTCTCCGTCAGTCTTCCCTGCTGA
- a CDS encoding response regulator transcription factor, whose product MRDSESRVRVVVADDHPVFRDGMVRALNSTGYTEVVAAVGDGWAALEAIREHSPDVALLDYRMPSIDGLGVAHAVQRDDLPTRMLILSAFTESSAVYEALREGASGYISKDASRDEIVSAVLSCAKGECVLPPDLVPGLASEVRQRAQSDAPVLSEREGQVLRMIAEGQSVPTMAKNLFLAPTTVKTHVQRLYEKLGVSDRGAAVAEAMRRGMLE is encoded by the coding sequence ATGAGAGACTCCGAGTCACGGGTCCGGGTGGTCGTTGCCGATGATCACCCGGTGTTCAGAGACGGTATGGTCCGCGCCTTGAACAGCACCGGCTATACCGAGGTGGTGGCGGCGGTAGGGGACGGCTGGGCCGCGCTGGAAGCAATTCGTGAGCACAGCCCGGATGTGGCTCTCCTGGACTACCGGATGCCCTCCATCGACGGACTTGGAGTGGCTCACGCCGTACAGCGGGACGACCTCCCCACCAGAATGCTCATCCTCTCCGCATTCACCGAGAGCTCGGCCGTGTACGAGGCTTTGCGGGAAGGGGCCTCCGGTTACATCAGCAAGGACGCCAGTCGCGACGAAATCGTGTCAGCGGTTCTCTCCTGCGCGAAGGGGGAGTGCGTGCTGCCGCCGGATCTCGTCCCCGGGCTGGCGTCGGAGGTCAGGCAGCGCGCTCAATCGGACGCTCCTGTTCTGAGTGAACGGGAGGGCCAGGTGCTGCGCATGATCGCTGAAGGGCAATCGGTCCCGACCATGGCAAAGAATCTGTTTCTCGCGCCTACGACGGTCAAGACGCATGTGCAGCGACTCTACGAGAAGCTCGGTGTTTCGGACCGGGGCGCAGCAGTGGCCGAGGCCATGCGGCGAGGCATGCTCGAATGA
- a CDS encoding LxmA leader domain family RiPP: MNIRDLFAGYSAHVDAEEIAAEVALAGGDFDAGVTGLITGVTGLNGAVTGVDAAITMR, translated from the coding sequence ATGAACATTCGGGACCTTTTCGCCGGTTACAGCGCTCATGTCGATGCGGAGGAGATCGCTGCTGAAGTCGCGCTTGCGGGCGGGGACTTCGATGCGGGTGTCACTGGCCTCATCACTGGTGTCACCGGTCTGAACGGTGCGGTCACGGGCGTGGACGCGGCCATCACCATGCGGTAG
- a CDS encoding T3SS effector HopA1 family protein, whose amino-acid sequence MTSICPHGRLSARLCESLEDVRIQPGRRWSATVRDRTITQESAAALRAPLIRTLYDVLHAGRREDTSRSRSLRDARLEAQFADATPHRTTIAQARIVEAANGPREAIVEVSGVRVSAPAGTIGGPEGASRAGATVTVALPAARPAVSPGFFLADGSLGRPGHSPLLRVYVNIADPDNAPAAWHQALSRLEEKRIRYRAKILSTPRSYPRTDSMVIYLGADAWHLAADLPRMLGRLPGTGSATSVFARQLAPGIAMAWEPADDRLGHTHLSYGQHRSAALTDALIRHADTQGTPSLDALVHEALIEAGVDPLAPERNTDSPELELAR is encoded by the coding sequence ATGACCTCCATATGCCCCCACGGACGGCTGTCGGCGCGGCTGTGCGAGAGCCTGGAAGACGTCCGCATCCAGCCGGGTCGTCGATGGAGTGCGACCGTGCGGGACCGGACGATCACGCAGGAAAGCGCCGCGGCGCTTCGCGCACCGCTGATCCGCACGCTGTACGACGTACTGCACGCAGGTCGCCGGGAAGACACCTCAAGGAGCAGGTCGCTGCGCGACGCGCGCTTGGAAGCGCAGTTCGCCGACGCCACCCCGCACCGCACCACCATCGCCCAGGCACGCATCGTCGAGGCCGCAAACGGCCCGCGAGAGGCAATCGTGGAAGTCTCCGGCGTACGCGTCTCGGCTCCCGCCGGAACGATCGGTGGCCCCGAAGGGGCATCGAGGGCCGGCGCCACGGTAACCGTCGCACTTCCCGCCGCCCGCCCCGCGGTGTCCCCGGGATTCTTCCTCGCCGACGGCTCCCTCGGCCGGCCCGGACACTCGCCGCTCCTGCGCGTGTACGTCAACATCGCCGACCCCGACAACGCTCCGGCTGCCTGGCATCAGGCTCTGAGCCGGCTGGAGGAGAAGCGGATACGCTACCGCGCCAAGATCCTCTCCACTCCCCGGTCGTACCCGCGCACCGACTCCATGGTGATCTACCTCGGCGCAGACGCGTGGCACCTCGCGGCGGACCTGCCGCGGATGCTGGGGAGACTGCCCGGCACGGGCTCGGCCACGTCGGTCTTCGCTCGTCAGCTCGCGCCCGGAATCGCCATGGCCTGGGAACCGGCAGACGACCGGCTCGGCCACACGCACCTGAGCTACGGCCAACACCGGTCCGCCGCCCTCACCGACGCACTCATCCGCCATGCGGACACCCAGGGCACACCATCCCTGGACGCCCTGGTCCATGAAGCCCTCATCGAGGCCGGTGTCGATCCGCTCGCACCGGAACGCAACACCGACTCTCCGGAACTGGAACTCGCCCGATGA
- the lxmK gene encoding class V lanthionine synthetase subunit LxmK, which produces MPEIGSVMERHGWGSLTSDVVAFPGRNDNWAGTTSAGIGVFVKKIDGPDAAARFRRALSFAGMGQAAAKIASPACLASDEATRVLVFELLEGARNGNTLEQDGLFTQALAGEAGRMVGRLHRMPVADGTLDTTVPSWPRLGGLQALTMGEFASRSGAQLELFGLLQKDAPLVSAIAGLGELSRQVCRVPTHCDLRLDQFLIHQGKLYLADWEELRVEDPARDVGAFLGEWVARSVHAIGHTAQVTAEAIISSGVRELESRRPFLQAFWSGYQETGEVTDPGLAPRSAAFAGWHLLDRVLAASTERARLSALDRAGIGIARRLLCSPDLFCDVLGLPVAPKGAR; this is translated from the coding sequence GTGCCCGAGATCGGATCCGTGATGGAGCGGCACGGTTGGGGCTCCCTGACATCCGACGTGGTGGCATTTCCGGGCCGCAATGACAACTGGGCAGGAACGACCTCCGCGGGGATCGGGGTCTTCGTGAAGAAGATCGACGGTCCTGACGCGGCTGCGCGGTTTCGCCGGGCGCTGTCATTCGCCGGAATGGGCCAGGCGGCGGCGAAAATCGCCTCTCCTGCGTGCCTCGCATCTGACGAGGCCACTCGTGTGCTGGTCTTCGAGCTCCTGGAGGGAGCCCGCAACGGAAACACCCTGGAGCAGGACGGGTTGTTCACCCAGGCCCTGGCGGGCGAGGCGGGTCGGATGGTCGGCAGGCTGCACCGCATGCCCGTGGCGGACGGAACCCTGGACACGACGGTTCCTTCCTGGCCGCGCTTGGGCGGGCTGCAGGCTCTGACCATGGGCGAATTCGCTTCTCGTTCCGGCGCGCAGCTGGAGCTGTTCGGGCTCCTGCAGAAGGACGCGCCTCTGGTGAGCGCCATCGCAGGGTTGGGTGAGCTCTCCCGGCAGGTGTGCCGAGTTCCCACACACTGCGATCTGCGTCTTGACCAGTTTCTGATACACCAAGGGAAGCTCTACCTGGCCGACTGGGAAGAGCTGCGCGTGGAGGACCCTGCGCGGGACGTGGGGGCCTTCCTCGGAGAGTGGGTTGCCCGTTCCGTTCATGCCATCGGGCACACCGCCCAGGTGACCGCGGAGGCGATCATCTCCTCGGGCGTTCGAGAACTCGAGAGCAGGCGCCCTTTCCTGCAGGCGTTCTGGAGCGGCTACCAGGAGACAGGAGAGGTCACCGATCCCGGCCTGGCTCCCAGGTCCGCCGCGTTCGCCGGCTGGCACCTGCTGGATCGCGTCCTGGCAGCGAGCACCGAGCGCGCACGACTGAGCGCGCTGGACCGCGCAGGGATCGGTATCGCCCGCAGGCTGCTGTGCTCACCCGACCTCTTCTGTGACGTTCTGGGACTGCCCGTTGCCCCGAAGGGAGCACGCTGA
- a CDS encoding DUF692 domain-containing protein, with amino-acid sequence MLSGLPCLGSGLGYRPELAAAIGDHSDRIDWLEVITEHYLFEPGDQRETLLDLRRRCPIVPHGVELSLGAPEETAGRYLDALAQLVADVGAPWFSDHLSFTRAGDVALGTLVPLPRAREVAREVGHRAQAAQEAVGVPLLLENITYYLDLPAPLTEAQFITEVMEHCECGLLLDLTNLDVNARNHGYSPEEFLDSIPLERVVQVHLAGGEDDPAGAMALDTHAAPVPEQVWTLLSELVKRAPVRTTLLERDALFPEDFAELQADLDRARAVLLGAPGTRAGVV; translated from the coding sequence ATGTTGTCTGGACTTCCCTGCCTGGGCTCCGGCCTCGGTTACCGCCCTGAGCTGGCCGCAGCCATCGGGGATCACAGCGACCGGATCGACTGGCTCGAGGTCATCACCGAGCACTACCTCTTCGAGCCGGGTGACCAGCGGGAGACCTTGCTGGACCTGCGGCGCCGCTGCCCGATCGTGCCGCACGGTGTGGAGCTCTCGCTCGGGGCGCCCGAGGAGACCGCCGGCCGGTATCTCGACGCCCTTGCCCAGCTTGTCGCGGACGTCGGAGCGCCATGGTTCAGTGACCACTTGTCCTTCACGCGAGCCGGTGACGTGGCACTGGGTACCCTCGTTCCCCTGCCTCGCGCGCGGGAGGTGGCCCGTGAGGTGGGCCACCGCGCCCAGGCCGCGCAAGAGGCCGTCGGTGTCCCCCTCCTGCTGGAGAACATCACCTACTACCTGGACTTGCCTGCACCTTTGACGGAGGCGCAGTTCATCACCGAGGTGATGGAGCACTGCGAGTGCGGCTTGCTGCTCGACCTGACCAACCTGGACGTCAACGCACGCAATCACGGCTACAGCCCGGAAGAGTTCCTGGACTCCATCCCGCTGGAGCGCGTTGTCCAGGTCCATCTGGCAGGCGGCGAGGACGACCCGGCCGGCGCCATGGCGCTGGACACGCATGCCGCTCCGGTGCCCGAGCAGGTGTGGACGCTGCTGAGTGAGCTGGTGAAGCGGGCTCCTGTTCGCACGACGCTGCTGGAGCGGGATGCGCTGTTCCCCGAGGACTTCGCGGAACTGCAGGCCGACCTCGACCGGGCCCGCGCGGTCCTGCTCGGGGCGCCCGGTACCCGTGCGGGGGTGGTGTGA
- a CDS encoding aspartate aminotransferase family protein codes for MDPRTSRRRRSRASADAVTGDVSSLLLPNTVVGGPASPRCMVGGRGALLWDGSGRQYIDATAGLGQCAVGYGHPQLVQAAALQMQRLASFPMFAGSVSEPAISLADRLRAIAPIGLSKTFYTSGGSEGVETALKFVRIAHFSTGASERTLILTRKGAYHGTTAGALAVTDIDAFHLGLRGSRQQSVPLSLPHARPLGPDATDMLINELERTIAAIGGERIAAFIGEPVLGVSGMIPAPPGYWPRLQQVLKRHRILLIADEVATGYGRTGDWFACPQQGIEPDIMVTAKALTSGYVPMGAVLFSDAVIDMLHGTRLPHGFTFGGHAAAAAVALANLDVIEQEHLTDRAAKLGTHLLRQLEPLEELPWVEEVRGTGLMLAVELTPHAAAAARDLPARAAASGVLLRNSPHNICLTPPLVITDAQAQHTIDVITAEVRALGRARSPRAVTEREGGSVRRPG; via the coding sequence ATGGACCCTCGAACCAGCCGCCGCCGTCGCTCCCGCGCATCGGCCGACGCCGTCACCGGCGACGTCTCGTCGCTGCTCCTGCCGAACACGGTGGTGGGCGGCCCCGCCAGCCCCCGGTGCATGGTCGGCGGACGCGGCGCACTGCTGTGGGACGGCAGCGGCCGCCAGTACATCGATGCCACGGCCGGGCTCGGCCAGTGCGCGGTCGGATACGGCCACCCACAACTGGTCCAGGCCGCCGCCCTGCAGATGCAGCGCCTCGCCTCCTTCCCCATGTTCGCGGGAAGCGTCAGCGAACCGGCCATCAGCCTCGCCGACCGTCTGCGGGCCATCGCGCCGATCGGGCTCTCGAAGACCTTCTACACCAGCGGCGGAAGCGAAGGGGTGGAAACAGCACTGAAGTTCGTCCGCATCGCCCACTTCAGCACCGGCGCGTCCGAGCGCACATTGATCCTCACCCGCAAGGGGGCCTACCACGGGACGACCGCGGGGGCGTTGGCCGTGACGGACATCGACGCCTTCCACCTCGGGCTGAGGGGATCGCGGCAGCAGAGCGTTCCGCTGTCCCTGCCCCACGCCAGGCCGCTGGGCCCCGATGCCACGGACATGCTGATCAACGAACTGGAGCGGACGATCGCGGCGATCGGCGGTGAGCGCATCGCCGCGTTCATCGGCGAGCCCGTTCTCGGCGTCAGTGGAATGATCCCTGCGCCCCCCGGATACTGGCCCCGTCTCCAGCAGGTGCTCAAACGGCACCGGATTCTGCTGATCGCCGACGAAGTCGCCACCGGCTACGGCCGCACGGGAGATTGGTTCGCCTGCCCGCAACAGGGCATCGAGCCCGACATCATGGTGACCGCCAAGGCACTCACCAGCGGCTACGTCCCCATGGGCGCGGTCCTGTTCAGTGACGCCGTCATCGACATGCTGCACGGAACACGGCTGCCCCACGGTTTCACCTTCGGCGGCCACGCCGCCGCGGCCGCCGTAGCGCTCGCCAACCTCGACGTCATCGAGCAGGAGCACCTCACCGACCGGGCCGCCAAGCTGGGTACGCACCTGCTCCGGCAGCTCGAACCCCTGGAAGAACTCCCCTGGGTCGAAGAGGTACGCGGCACCGGACTGATGCTGGCCGTGGAGCTCACCCCCCACGCGGCAGCCGCTGCTCGCGATCTTCCCGCCCGCGCAGCCGCATCGGGCGTTCTTCTGCGCAACTCCCCCCACAACATCTGCCTCACGCCCCCCTTGGTCATCACCGACGCACAGGCACAACACACCATCGACGTCATCACCGCGGAAGTCCGCGCTCTGGGGCGTGCGCGCTCCCCAAGGGCCGTGACCGAGAGGGAGGGCGGGAGTGTGCGTCGGCCCGGATGA